The DNA window AGGTCGAGTTCGGTTTCGCCTCCGCGCGGCAGATAGACCGCATACACCCGGCCCGGATCGGCAAAGCAATAGTCCTCGTCGGACCGCGTCAATCCGTCGGCATGGGACATTTCGGTGAACGGCAGATGGTTCCGCATGAATTCGAGGGCGATCCTCGTCTGCTTCCACATATTAGCCCGGCTACGGTAGTCTTCCAGGGCGCGGTCGTGGTGCGGATGCCCCCATCCAAAGTAGTATTCAACGCCGCCACCTCCCGCGAGCAGATTTCCCCAGAGCACGCGATGCCGCACGGCATCGTGCCTCGGATCAAGGGCGTCGGGAACCACACCGTCACGGGCCGGACCGATTTCATCGAGACACACGCACCATTGCCGACCGCGGGTGATGGAGCGATCCAGCCACTTGATCGTCTCGGTATGCACATGCTGCATGTCCGCCAGTTGCAGCGACGGCCCCGTGAAGTGTCTGTTGCCGAGCAGCGGTGTGTAAACGCGATCGTAGTGGCCGGGGAAACAGTACATCACGATCGGATGCTGATAGGGATCGAGCCGGCGGATGTAGTCGAGGTACGCTCCATGCTGGGCGTGCGTGTTGGTCGTCTCCTCGCCGAGGTTCCAGGCGAGAGCAAGGTGATGGCCGAACCGGGCGATCATCTCCCGGTAGTAGAGTTTGCGTTCGGGACCGAGTTCGCCCTCGTTCAGGAGCTGGTCATTCTCCTGTTCGTTGAAGACGACGTGCTTGAGGAGCCCCTTTGCATCCATGTGAGCAAAGACGATCTCCCACTGATCGAGCTTGCTGCAATCAAAGCGATCGCGGGCGTCGCGGCTGATCCACGGCCAGACGTCGTCGCCATCGCCGTTGACGTTCATCGTCAAGAAATACTGCACGTTCATGTCCTGTGCAGCAAGATAGTTGACAACACCGACGAGACCTTTGCCCTGGCTCTTTTTCCAGGTCGGATCGCCGTCGCACCAGTCCTGTTCGTGCGGTTTGTAGCGGTGCTTGACAGGAGTGGCGTCGAAGTCGGCGTAGGCCAGGAGGTTCTCCGGACTGTTGGCGCCGCCCTTGAGGAAGGATTCGCCCGTTTCCGCCCACTGAAGATAGCGTTTGCCCACGTCCTGGATTCGGCCGCGTGCCCGAGCATCCGGCGCTTTTTTGTCCGTGTTGGCGATCTCGAACTTGCCTTCGCTCGTCTTGAGCGGCACGGCCTGACCCTGCTCGTCGAGTGCCACGGCAATGTCTTTTCCCGAGTGTAACACGGCCTGCCAGGTCCACTCGCCGACCTCGTCGGGCGTGAAGTGGACGCGCCACTGGTCGCCTGCGTCGGCTCCGGTCTCGGCGGCGTTGCCGTCACTCGCAAAGTAGCCGGGGACCTGGTAAGCCTTCTTGCTGCCCGGATGACGAAACCGGACCGTGAGCCGATAGTCGCGAAACGGATTGGGGGTCGCGTTTTCGCTGGTTGCCGGTCCGGTGAGGGTGACGGTGACGCGATGCCATTTCTTCCTTTCGCCGGTGACGCGGGCCGGTTCGTCTGCCAAGGCGCAGCCAATGCTGATACCAAGGCTGACGAGTAGGCACAGAGTTGATCTGTAGATCGATCTCACGAAGTCACTCTCCCTTTACATCAACAATTCAACCAAGGTTCGCCGGCTCTCGCCGAAGCCTTTCGCGACCACGCCCATCTGTTCGGAAATCGTCCGCAGCAGATCCGACATGCTGACGGCGTCGGGACCGAGTTTGGGGCTGGTGAGGTGCTCGCGTTTGTCGTTCGGAATGACTTTCTGCTGGCCGTTAAAGGCGAGGTGCTGGCCCTGCGCGAAACCCAACCCTTCGCCGCCCGCCAGCAGCAGCGGCAGGTTGTGGGCGCGGTGCGTGGCCGGCCACGACATGCCGCTGCCGTAGAGGACGGCGGTGTTGCGGAGCATGTCGTGGTTGCCTTCGTTTGTTGTTCGAAGCCGCTCGAGGAACTTCGCCAGGCGAGCGGTCCACCAGGCATCGTACTCGCTCAGAATGGCGTACTCCTTCGGCTTGCGATCGGGCGGTTCGTCGCCCGTGTTGTGCCCTGTACCGTGCCAGTTGCCGCAGGGCAGGTTCTTGATGGGGCCGCCTCCTTCGGATTCCGTTGTTGCAAACGAGACCACCCGCGTGCTGTCGGTCTGCAGGGCCAGGTAGATCAGCTCGAACATGGTGTCGATGTATTCGGCATAGTCAGCGGGCTGGAAGGGATCGGCCTGGAGCCTCAAGCGGTCTTCGTGAATCACCTCGGCATTTAGTGTCGCCCGCCAGGCAATATCGGCTTGCACCCGCTTCTCGACCGCTCGGACCGAGTCGAGATACTCATCGAGTTTGCGCTCGTCGCTCTTGCCCAATTCGCGCCGCAGGTCGGCCGCCTGCGATGAAATGAGGTCGAGGATACTGGCGCGACGCGGCAGTTTCTCGCGGCCTTGGGCGCCGACGATCTCCGCGAAGATCGCGGATAGATCGTGGTCGGCCAGTACCGGCTCGCCTTGACGGTCGAACGAGATCGTCCGCCGCCCGCCGGTCGCGCCGACCACCATGCTCGGCCAGCGAGTCTGCCGGCCGACGGTTTCGGCGATGTGTTGGTCGATCGAGATCGTGCTCTGGGTCACCGCACCCTTGCCGGCCGTGTAATTCGCGTTGGCCGTCAACCACACACCCAGCTCCCCATGGCCCGGCTGCGCCCGGTGTTGCAGGCCGGAAAAGACGGTGAAACGTTGCCGCAAATCGGCGAGGTTCTTCAGCGGCGGCGTCAGTTCGTAGTCCTTGCCGGTCTTCGCGGGATGCCACTCCCACATGTTCACGCCGTTGGGCACACAGATAAACACGGCGCGGCGCAGTGCAGCGTCCGCCTCGTTGGCCGCCGCGAAACGTTCGAGCCACGGGAGTGCGAGGCAGATACCGCTGGTCTGCAAAAATTCGCGGCGGTGTGACTTCGATGACGTTGTGTTCATGTTCCGGTCTCTCAGGTAAGTAGTTCCGTTAACACGCGCCGACTCTCGCCAAAGCCTTCCGCGGGCACGCCCATCCGTTCGGAGATGGTGCGCAGCAGGTCCGACATGCTCACGGCGTCGGGACCGAGTTTGGTGGCGTTGCGGTGCTCCTGTTTGTCGCTCGGAATGTCTTTTTGCTGGCCGTTAAAGGCGATGTGCCGGCCGTGCGCAAAGCCTGCGCTCTCGCCGCCGGCCAACAGAATCGGCAAGTTATGGTTGCGATGGTACGCCGGCCACGACATGCCGCTGCCGTACAGGACGGTGGTGTGCCGGAGCATGTCATGCTCGCCCTCGTGAGTCGTCCGCAGCCGATCGAGGAACCGGGCCAGGCGTTTGGTCCACCAGTCGTCGGCCTTGCTGAGGTTCGCGAACTGCTTCGGTTTATCTTCGGGCCGGGCGTCCCCGCTACCGTGACCTTCGTCGTGGACGTCAAAACCGAGGTGCTTCAGCACACAGCACTGGCTCGAACGGTACGCCGAGAAAGCCGCAACTCGCGTGCAGTCGATGCGGAGGGCCAGATAGATCAGTTCTAGCATCGTGTCGACAAAGTCAACGCCGTCGGGCGTGTTGTGCGGATCGGCCCGCAGGTTCAAGCGATCGTCCTGGATCGAATCCAGCCGGGACGAAGACTTCCAGGCGATGTCCGCTTGCACGCGTTTTTCCACCGCGCGAATCGACTCGACGTATTCGTCGAGTTTCCGCTCGTCACTCTTGCCCAGTTCGCGACGCAGGCTGGTTGCCTGATCCGCGACCAGGTCGAGGATACTGCCCCGCTGCGGCAACCGACCTTTCGGATCGGCGCCGACCAGTTCCGCGAAAATGGAAGAAAGGTCGAAGTCGGCCAGCACCGGCCGGCCTTCAGCATCGAAGGAGCAGGTGTACTGGCCGCCGTCGGCGCCAACGACCATGCTCGGCCAGCGCGTTTTCCGGCCAATCGCGCGCGCGATGTGCTGGTCGATGGAGATCGTGTTCGGCGTGACGTATATCTCTTTCCTGCTGGCGTAGTTGGGATTGCCCGTCAGCCACAGTGCGGCTTCCTGGTGACCGCCTCCGGCCTTGAGGTGCTGCAGTCCGGAGAACGCAGTGAAGCGATCGCGCAGCCCGGCCAGATTCCGCAGCGGCGGCGTCAGTTCGTAGTCCTTCCCGGTCGTCGCGGGATGCCACTCCCACATGTTAACGCCATTGGGAACGAATAGAAAAACGGCGCGGTGGGGTACGTCTACAGCGTCCTTCGCCGAGGCGAAACGTTCGAGCCACGGGAGTGCGAGGCAGACGCCACCAGCGGAGAGGAACTGTCGCCGTGTTGTTCGCAGATGACTCATTTCAGTTTTTCCCTTCGGTTGGCTGGCGTACGAGGATGAACAGGTTGTGGTTGCCATCGGAACGAAGGCGCTCGCAACGGGTTCGTTTGTCTTCTGGGCGGCGGTCGGTTTCGTTGTAGGCGATATACAGCAGGTCGTCGCCGTAAAAGGCGTATAGACTGGGCGTGCGGCACATCAGCCCCGCGCCGCCGCCGGCCCAACTCTCTAACTGCAAGTCGATCGCGCCGAGGGAATTGACCGGTTCGGCAATTCGATAAGTTCCCCAGAATCCAACGGGCGGTCGGCGGGGCTGCCCCTTGTCGTCCAACTCATTGATCCGCTCGGCGGTAATCGAAAACGTCCGCTTGTCCGTCAAACGCGGCTCTTTGAGGAAGGCGTCGTCATAATGGGCGACCGCAGTCCAACCGCCGAGAATTCGCTTGGAATCAGCGGCCGCATCGTGCTTCGATTGCGGCGGAACCGCCTGCCGGCGCAGCACGAGATAGAGCGTATCGGGGCCGGATCCCCAGGCATTTGAACGGTAGCGACCTCGCTCTGTCGGCTCCGCCGTCAGGATTTTGACGTGCATCAGTCCCATCACCGACGTCGCCCAAATCAGTCGCCGCGCTCCCGTCAACTTACCCGAGAGCGCCGCTTCCGCCTCGCGGCCTGGCACGGGACGTTGCTTCTCGTCGACTCGTTGTTCAGCAAGCAGTTTGCAATCGGCCGTGAGCAGCTTCTGCGGTTTCGCTCCCGGCCCTTCAAGCGTGAAGCGATCAGCATCAATGGTCACCTGCCCGCCGATCAACCCCGTATCCTCGTCTTCGCTGCCGAGTTGCGTGGCCGGCAGACCCAACAGCACGTGCCACTGACCTTGCACGTTCTTGGGGAACGTCGGCTCGGCGGCAGCGAGTGAGGTGTGGAATGCAAAGGCGAACGCAAGAATCGTCAAGCCGAAAACGCCAATGTGCGCGCATGCTTGTAGGACGGGTCTCCAGGCCCGTCTTTGGTTTCGACGGGCCTGGAGACCCGTCCTACTGTGGCTGCGTCGTGTTGGTCTGTTACTCATGTTGAA is part of the Lignipirellula cremea genome and encodes:
- a CDS encoding DUF5060 domain-containing protein: MADEPARVTGERKKWHRVTVTLTGPATSENATPNPFRDYRLTVRFRHPGSKKAYQVPGYFASDGNAAETGADAGDQWRVHFTPDEVGEWTWQAVLHSGKDIAVALDEQGQAVPLKTSEGKFEIANTDKKAPDARARGRIQDVGKRYLQWAETGESFLKGGANSPENLLAYADFDATPVKHRYKPHEQDWCDGDPTWKKSQGKGLVGVVNYLAAQDMNVQYFLTMNVNGDGDDVWPWISRDARDRFDCSKLDQWEIVFAHMDAKGLLKHVVFNEQENDQLLNEGELGPERKLYYREMIARFGHHLALAWNLGEETTNTHAQHGAYLDYIRRLDPYQHPIVMYCFPGHYDRVYTPLLGNRHFTGPSLQLADMQHVHTETIKWLDRSITRGRQWCVCLDEIGPARDGVVPDALDPRHDAVRHRVLWGNLLAGGGGVEYYFGWGHPHHDRALEDYRSRANMWKQTRIALEFMRNHLPFTEMSHADGLTRSDEDYCFADPGRVYAVYLPRGGETELDLGSSHESFTTQWFNPREGGDLQAGKSIAGPGWKKIGPPPADPTKDWVLLVREVSFAEAYTGPGRVLHFTLMDCDTNEPVPEFNPITEGATLPLSKLPKRLALRANTEPAQVGSVQFTYDGKKIGEAGATAPFALPRDVNGQYFPWKFEPGQHTVTAIPFAQGGGNGIAGKPVILRLNVSK
- a CDS encoding DUF1552 domain-containing protein, whose amino-acid sequence is MNTTSSKSHRREFLQTSGICLALPWLERFAAANEADAALRRAVFICVPNGVNMWEWHPAKTGKDYELTPPLKNLADLRQRFTVFSGLQHRAQPGHGELGVWLTANANYTAGKGAVTQSTISIDQHIAETVGRQTRWPSMVVGATGGRRTISFDRQGEPVLADHDLSAIFAEIVGAQGREKLPRRASILDLISSQAADLRRELGKSDERKLDEYLDSVRAVEKRVQADIAWRATLNAEVIHEDRLRLQADPFQPADYAEYIDTMFELIYLALQTDSTRVVSFATTESEGGGPIKNLPCGNWHGTGHNTGDEPPDRKPKEYAILSEYDAWWTARLAKFLERLRTTNEGNHDMLRNTAVLYGSGMSWPATHRAHNLPLLLAGGEGLGFAQGQHLAFNGQQKVIPNDKREHLTSPKLGPDAVSMSDLLRTISEQMGVVAKGFGESRRTLVELLM
- a CDS encoding DUF1552 domain-containing protein produces the protein MATTTCSSSYASQPKGKTEMSHLRTTRRQFLSAGGVCLALPWLERFASAKDAVDVPHRAVFLFVPNGVNMWEWHPATTGKDYELTPPLRNLAGLRDRFTAFSGLQHLKAGGGHQEAALWLTGNPNYASRKEIYVTPNTISIDQHIARAIGRKTRWPSMVVGADGGQYTCSFDAEGRPVLADFDLSSIFAELVGADPKGRLPQRGSILDLVADQATSLRRELGKSDERKLDEYVESIRAVEKRVQADIAWKSSSRLDSIQDDRLNLRADPHNTPDGVDFVDTMLELIYLALRIDCTRVAAFSAYRSSQCCVLKHLGFDVHDEGHGSGDARPEDKPKQFANLSKADDWWTKRLARFLDRLRTTHEGEHDMLRHTTVLYGSGMSWPAYHRNHNLPILLAGGESAGFAHGRHIAFNGQQKDIPSDKQEHRNATKLGPDAVSMSDLLRTISERMGVPAEGFGESRRVLTELLT